One segment of Bacteroidota bacterium DNA contains the following:
- a CDS encoding aspartate aminotransferase family protein, translated as MTKSNLHKQMRNEMIDKEIFNQVKEYAFDYADNSLERNVYPTDEAIENLSVFDEQLPEKIGDSKVILERLHKFGSPSTVSQIGGRYFGLVNGGIIPVALAAKWLNDFWDQNTPLYVTSPITSKLETIVEAWLKQLFTLPESTVAGFVSGTSMAILCAIAAARFRIYQRLNWDINSKGLINAPKIRIVAGKQAHGTVLKAVALLGFGKDNIEWVDVDAQGRIIPEKIPVLDNKTILILQAGNVNSGSFDAFNVICDKAKKTNTWIHIDGAFGLWAAGSKKLSYLTDGIGKADSWSVDGHKTLNTPYDCGIVLCRDKEALISALQATGSYFVFGDNRDGMLYTPEMSRRARAVELWATMRYLGKQGIDELVYGLHERARQFAKELKESGFQILNDVVFNQVLVACDTDYETEETLKNIQEMRVCWCGGSLWFDKKVIRISVCSWATTKNDINLSVKSFVKARELTKLN; from the coding sequence ATGACAAAATCGAACTTGCATAAACAAATGCGAAATGAGATGATTGATAAAGAAATATTCAATCAAGTCAAGGAGTATGCATTTGATTATGCCGATAATTCTTTAGAAAGGAATGTTTACCCAACAGATGAAGCAATTGAAAATTTGAGCGTATTTGATGAACAATTACCTGAAAAAATTGGCGATTCTAAAGTAATATTGGAAAGGCTGCATAAATTTGGCTCGCCTTCTACAGTTTCACAAATTGGAGGTAGATACTTTGGATTAGTCAATGGAGGCATTATCCCAGTAGCTTTGGCTGCAAAATGGTTAAATGACTTTTGGGATCAAAACACACCATTATATGTCACCTCTCCAATTACATCAAAACTTGAGACAATTGTTGAGGCTTGGTTGAAACAACTTTTTACCTTGCCTGAATCAACAGTAGCTGGTTTTGTGAGTGGTACATCAATGGCAATTTTATGCGCAATAGCTGCAGCAAGATTCAGAATTTACCAAAGGCTAAACTGGGATATAAATTCAAAAGGATTGATTAATGCTCCAAAGATTAGAATTGTTGCAGGGAAGCAGGCACATGGAACGGTTTTAAAAGCTGTTGCTTTACTTGGTTTTGGAAAGGATAATATCGAATGGGTTGATGTTGACGCACAAGGACGAATTATACCAGAAAAAATACCGGTGTTAGATAATAAAACAATCTTAATTCTTCAGGCAGGAAATGTAAATTCTGGTTCATTCGATGCGTTTAATGTGATTTGCGATAAAGCAAAGAAAACAAATACCTGGATTCATATTGATGGTGCATTCGGATTATGGGCAGCAGGATCCAAAAAGCTGAGTTATTTGACAGATGGAATAGGAAAAGCGGATTCATGGTCTGTTGACGGACACAAAACATTAAATACACCATATGATTGTGGTATAGTATTATGCAGGGATAAAGAAGCCTTAATTTCTGCACTACAAGCAACAGGTTCGTATTTCGTGTTTGGAGACAATAGAGATGGCATGCTTTACACTCCAGAAATGTCAAGAAGAGCAAGAGCAGTAGAACTTTGGGCTACCATGAGGTACTTAGGTAAACAAGGGATTGATGAGTTAGTTTATGGATTACATGAAAGAGCTAGACAATTTGCAAAAGAACTCAAAGAAAGCGGATTTCAAATTTTAAATGATGTGGTTTTTAATCAGGTTTTAGTTGCTTGTGATACTGATTATGAAACGGAAGAGACTCTTAAAAATATTCAAGAAATGAGAGTATGTTGGTGTGGAGGTTCTTTGTGGTTTGACAAAAAAGTAATCAGGATTAGTGTTTGTTCATGGGCAACGACAAAAAATGATATCAATTTGTCAGTTAAATCATTTGTAAAGGCAAGAGAATTGACAAAATTGAATTAA